In the genome of Doryrhamphus excisus isolate RoL2022-K1 chromosome 11, RoL_Dexc_1.0, whole genome shotgun sequence, one region contains:
- the LOC131138774 gene encoding 7SK snRNA methylphosphate capping enzyme-like has protein sequence MSVDEDTVKTGSPEVTTASSLQLSECSGSCTGVSVLVEGATVATPDLAAACPVPGTAVSPKHSSTVDALNHSNSAGLRPKGNEPGINRRNSFHHVKQHQQMRVAKRRNTSNFNFKHPTSGKRRRRANSESDSVLPTNFLLGGNIFDPLNLNSLQDEEVNRALNAETPKSSPLPLKSRDPVEILIPRDITDPLNLNSSISDSSFLVSPLKSGGRRRHRNRHHGGSISATQLSLSESVKNEVKPGESESFSGAITSASNTEVSKASDRVSCGEGDSHEHSADHSSIIKDEVASVPIEDSTSSVSAGANQHTGRRKRRRNSGKMDPPVTQSTPVAKSTFGEQNNKPGRHKNTFHTPRSGCKSAPVSRQHQQRHNQARDQQKKFQFGNYNKYYGYRNPSASEDPRIHVFRPEWFEGKRVLDLGCNSGNITLYIAKMLRPASILGLDIDSGLVHAARKNIRHFLSELQTQEARRATQDKNDTKQEDSIASESEKMITERKENGTPLTEATNDSCGLDQAKIHSQDGRAEEMEQESCDKSGSCSFPLSLQISRGPIAAPPLTETSTTHPGEFPSNVSFIQANYVLQNDNLLVTQRPEYDVILCLSVTKWVHLNWGDTGLKRFFKRVYKHLHPGGIFILEPQPWQSYVKRKKLTDTINRNFHSIRLKPDQFSSYLTNEVGFTSCEFLGKPKSSTKGFQRPIYLFHK, from the exons ATGTCTGTTGACGAAGACACTGTAAAAACTGGTAGCCCAGAGGTTACTACAGCTTCATCCCTGCAGCTGTCAGAATGTTCTGGAAGTTGCACTGGTGTTTCAGTTCTAGTGGAAGGTGCCACGGTGGCCACCCCGGACTTGGCTGCTGCTTGTCCTGTTCCTGGCACTGCTGTCTCACCAAAACACTCCAGCACTGTTGACGCTCTTAACCACTCAAACAGCGCCGGATTGAGACCCAAAGGGAATGAGCCCGGCATCAATCGTAGGAACAGCTTCCATCATGTCAAACAGCATCAGCAAATGAGAGTGGCTAAGCGTCGCAACACATCCAACTTTAACTTTAAGCATCCGACCTCTGGCAAGAGGAGACGACGGGCTAACTCGGAAAGTGACTCTGTCCTGCCCACTAACTTCCTTTTAGGTGGGAACATATTTGACCCACTCAATCTCAACAGCCTACAGGATGAGGAGGTGAACAGGGCGCTGAACGCAGAGACTCCAAAATCGTCCCCACTGCCCTTAAAGAGTAGGGACCCCGTGGAGATCCTCATCCCCAGGGACATCACAGATCCTCTGAATCTGAACAGCAGCATATCAGATAGCAGCTTTTTAGTGTCCCCCTTAAAGAGCGGCGGAAGGAGGAGGCATCGCAATAGACATCATGGAGGTAGCATTTCAGCCACACAGCTGAGCTTGTCCGAATCGGTGAAAAACGAGGTTAAACCTGGAGAGTCGGAGTCGTTTTCTGGTGCGATAACTTCAGCTTCTAATACGGAAGTCTCTAAAGCATCAGACAGAGTATCCTGTGGTGAGGGGGATTCACATGAACACTCTGCAGACCACTCGTCCATTATCAAGGATGAGGTGGCATCCGTGCCTATTGAGGATTCCACTTCCTCTGTTTCGGCAGGAGCTAACCAACACACAGGCAGGCGCAAGCGGAGACGCAACTCTGGCAAAATGGACCCTCCTGTGACTCAGTCTACCCCTGTAGCAAAGTCCACATTTGGTGAGCAAAATAATAAACCTGGGAGACACAAAAACACCTTCCACACACCCAGAAGCGGCTGCAAATCTGCTCCAGTTAGTCGTCAGCACCAGCAGCGACACAACCAGGCGAGGGACCAACAGAAGAAGTTCCAGTTTGGAAACTACAACAAATACTACGGCTACCGCAACCCAAGTGCAAGCGAAGACCCGCGTATTCATGTCTTCCGCCCAGAGTGGTTTGAGGGTAAACGCGTGCTGGATTTAGGCTGCAACTCGGGTAATATTACGCTCTATATCGCCAAAATGCTGCGGCCTGCCAGCATATTGGGCTTGGACATTGACAGCGGGCTGGTGCACGCAGCCCGCAAGAACATCAGACATTTTCTCTCTGAGCTGCAGACCCAAGAGGCCAGGCGGGCCACACAGGACAAGAACGACACAAAGCAGGAGGACAGCATCGCAAGCGAGAGTGAAAAGATGATCACAgaaagaaaggaaaatgggACTCCACTGACAGAGGCCACAAATGACTCTTGTGGCCTGGATCAGGCCAAGATTCACAGTCAAGACGGCAGAGCAGAGGAAATGGAGCAGGAAAGTTGTGATAAATCTGGGAGTTGCTCTTTCCCTTTGTCGCTGCAGATCTCCCGGGGACCCATTGCTGCACCTCCTCTCACTGAAACCTCCACCACACACCCTGGAGAGTTCCCCAGCAATGTGTCCTTCATCCAG GCCAATTACGTGCTGCAGAATGACAATCTCCTCGTAACTCAGCGGCCCGAGTACGATGTCATCCTGTGTCTTAGTGTCACCAAATGGGTCCACCTAAACTGGGGGGACACTGGCCTGAAGAGGTTCTTCAAGAGAGTCTACAAACATCTCCATCCTGGAGGCATCTTCATCCTGGAGCCGCAGCCTTGGCAGTCCTATGTCAAGAGGAAGAAGCTGACT GATACCATTAACAGAAATTTTCACAGCATCCGCCTCAAGCCAGATCAGTTTTCATCCTATCTCACCAATGAAGTGGGCTTCACCAGTTGTGAGTTCCTCGGAAAACCCAAGAGTTCAACAAAAG GTTTTCAGAGGCCAATATATTTGTTTCACAAATGA